Sequence from the Cucurbita pepo subsp. pepo cultivar mu-cu-16 chromosome LG02, ASM280686v2, whole genome shotgun sequence genome:
taaaaaaaaaaaatataaatatatatatatatatatatatatatatatatatatatatatattgttggatgatggaagtcccataTCGGCTAATTCCATGATCTTGGGTTTacaagtgaggaatactaacttcattagaatgagaccttttgagaagcccaaagcaaagccatgagagcttatgctcaaagtggacaatatcataccatcgtggagagtcgtgttcgtctaacatggtatcagagccatgccctaaacttagtcgtgccaatagattggtaaattctcaaatattgaacaaagaactccaaaagaaaaggagccaagcccctcctcgaaggcagtaaaaaatgactaagactccaaaggagtcgagccttcgagcctcgattaaggggaggtgttggatgatcatgagtttataagtgaggaatactaacttcattggaatgactaagactccaaaggagtcgagcctccgagcctcgattaaggggaggtgttggatgagccatgagagcttatgctcaaagtggacaatatcataccattgtggagagtcgtgttcgtttaatatatatatatatatataattatttggtGTAGCatatttctaataattttattacattatataattaataaaaaaaattaataaaaaaatcaacgatataattaataaaattaataaaaaaaaaaatctctcttacTTCCAATTGGGGTGGATTAAGCAACTGTAACTACTCTGGCCAATTTCTTCAACAGAGTtcagggaaaagaaaaaagagctCCGGCcagtaaaattttcaatcaacGATTACGAAATCGAAAGCGAAAGCGCCTGCAAATCGAAATATTTACGTCAACTTGAACATCTCCACCTCAAATCTTCTCCAAATCGAATGCTTATCCGATCGTAACTCAACGCCATTCACTGTAAGCTTCCGTTCTTTTCATGTTCAAATTTCTAATCAGATCTTGCCTTAATTTCGCGTATTCGCTTGATGAAGTCTGTTCTGAGATCTCCgttttcattttgttgtaCTTTGTATAGATCTCTTCTACGGCATATTTATTAAGTTTATAGCTTATGAAGTTTCCGTGTTCTGTGGATTCCTTATTTCGCTATTTGATAATGTCGTTTGTGGAGCCtttgttgttaatgattgGTGTTCTGTGGGAGACAGTTTCTTTATAGATCGTGGAAACAGTGGATGATGGTTGAAATTCGTACTTTGGAAGAGatctatatatatgtttataatcGTCAAACTGTTCCTCTTCCTAACGTGATTCCCGAATAGATTTGGCTCGGATGCTATATATAATGTTCTCAATTTTGGAAGTTGTTAGGCTTGTTAATTCGATGCATGATATCACTATCGTAGAAAAAGGCATATTGTACTTGAAGCTTCAACTGAACTTAGCACTGAAGTTAATTCTGGAATTGGAATCGACTGAACCATTTTCCTAGGTTGAACTTGATTTTAGACCAACTAAAGTGATTCGTTTGTTCGATTATCTACAATTCTTAAGACGTTGATGggtataaattttatgatcGTAATAAGCTATATTGATCGAGATAATACGTCAAGTATAGTAGATTCTATTCCCTGGCAAGGAAATTGGTCGAAAATTTTCAGTATCCATATTTCAACCCTTACTTCTTGTTGTGTTATAATGTTTATTGATGGAATAATTCTGCATCTCAATTGCAGAACATAAGAATTTGACCTCAAGTCTTCTTTGTTAGTATTTTAGGATGAACCTGGAATTGGATTCTTCATTTTTGCTGATATTTTGAAGAGGTTTTATGTTAAAGTTTGAGGCAGATGATGAATCAAAAGTTTTAGGTTGCAATAGTGAacttttgtaacagcccaattccgccgctagcagatattgtcatctttaggtttttcttttcaaactttccttcaaagtttttaaaacgtgtctgttagggagaggtttccacacccttttaaaaaatgcttcgttctcctccccaatgtgggatctcacaactttAATGCCGAAGAATGTGATTTTATCTATGAATCTACACATCACTAAACTGAGTAACATGGCTTTGAAATTCTTGTGGTTATGCAGGTTCTTGACATTGGTAGTTTGTTGAATTATCTTTAATGGCCAGCAAAGAAGTGATAGAGCCGCTGTTACCAACGTCGTCTAATACTATTGGAACAAGAATATTAGATATTCCCAGTAGCAAAAGACGATTGAGGCGCACTAAGAGTGCTCCTCATGCGGATTCACCTCAATCAGAGACcacaggcacaggcacaggcacaggcacaggcGCAGACACTTGTCCAGTTCCACGTTCAGGATTAATTTTTGGAAATCTTGGTCCGAGTTTAAGAAGAGTAGCCTTAGTTTTAGTACTATACATGGGTATAGGAACTCTATGTTTTTACCTTGTCAGGTACCAaatcaaaggggaaaaaacaaACGGAATAGTTGATGCCATTTATTTCACTACTGTGACAATGACAACCGTTGGATATGGAGATCTTGTCCCAAGCAGTCCTTCCACAAAACTACTAGCTTGCGCTTTTGTCTTCTCAGGAATGGCCCTCGTTGGCCTAATACTAAGCAGTGCAGCCGATTATTTGGTAGAGAAGCAGGAAATCTTGCTATTTAAGACATTGAATGCGCACCAAAACGGCCATTGTGACATgacaaaagaaattgataCTGATAAAGCCAGAAACAAGTGTATAGTGGTGTTTCTCTTGCttattttgttcatcatttctGGGACTGTTTTTCTTGTTAACATTGAGAAGTTGGGTTTCATTGATGCCTTTTATTGTGTATGTTCTACCATCACTACATTAGGCTATGGAGACAAAAGCTTCTCGACTAAGTCGGGGCGCATCTTCGCCATTTTCTGGATCTTGATAAGTACCATCACACTGGCTCAGTTCTTCCTCTACATTGCTGAGCTAAACACTGAAAGAAGGCAGAAGTCTCTGGTGAAGTGGGTTCTGAGTAAAAAGGTGACAAACTTGGATCTTGAGGCTGCGGATCTCGATAACGACAGGGTCGTCGGGTAAGTCGTAATCTGTTCTTTTCATCACATAACATTCCTCAATTGATTTCTGAGAAGACCACAAGCAAGTTTGTGGAATTCAcatattgtttctttcttaatCCTCCACAGGGCTGCAGAATTTGTGATCCACAAGCTGAAAGAGATGGGGAAAATCACAGAAGATGACATTGCACCTGTGCTGAAGGAATTTGAGAAGCTTGATGTTGATCAGTCAGGAACGCTGTCCATATCTGATTTAACACTTGCTCAATCGTCTTAAACCAGAGAGGATATGCTGGTGGCCTTCCTTTTATATGACAAGAGTTGAGGTTGTTTTTGACATGTTGCTGTGTTGTTTGTCTTGCTGTTTCTTGTTTTCCAGGAATCTGGGAGGAATGTGAACAGCAGCTCTGCTTGCAAATCATTCAATATTCTTTTGAGATCGGATATCGTCCTTATGTTTTTGGTTAAGGTATCCACTTCTTGTTActgaaatgttttaaaatttgataaattatagGTTGATGTGACAGATGAACGTAGGCTAATTATAGAAAATGTCTCTggaatttgataaattatagAAGATAAAGTTCTCTGGATCTTTAGAATTCGAACTCGATAGAAGAGTTTAGGCTCCTTTTTTAGAGTTGTCTAAACATTTGACACACTCCTCTATTTAGGTAATAAAGCCTAGTCGAACTATCCCCACGCTCGAAGCCACCACGTCGTGTGACTTTGGCTTCTAAGGTCTCAACCCTCAACATCAACTGTTAGACTGTCATGCCCTCCCTCTAGGTGACTAGCCACCATGTCAATCTTTTTGGCTTTGGTGGCAATCTCATCCAGGatagattttaaatatcaaagactattctttttgggtttggtGACCACGGTAGagatttcaaatatcaaatactATTTGAGTTCTCTCGATTAGAGCATATGTTCTTCGATCTCGATCAACATTGAATTTGTCTAGTTTCTTAGTCACGAACATGCTTACTGATTCCACTTCAGAGAACCAATTTGACTTTGATTATACTTGTTTAGGACTCACAAAGCAATTGTGGAACATTTAATATCACCTCTCGTCTATAAGTGAGAAAACCAACTCAAACTCAAATTGTCCGTAGTACAAAGGACCTCTCTCACAACCTCCACCCCATTAGTGTAAAACGAGTTagaaaaagttttagaaaacattttcgaaaataattttagaaagtaAATGTATAGGGTAGCGACCCATAAGGGTtagttaataataaaattaattgcaTGTGACTCGgatatgaaaatttgataactagtcatatcccatATAGTACTATGATCCCATATAGtactataaaataatttcaagtataaaattttgattatattttatcgaaaaaaaaattaatttactcCTGAGCGCTTTCATTATAAACTTACAATCGCTTAAactgtattttaaaatttttattaattttacctactattaaccaaaaagataaaataaaacatcaatCATCATCTTAAAAGGCGATGAATTAATGAAGTTAACAAATTCTCTAATCCATCTAATCTCATCACAAAAATCAAGTTTGCCACAAAATTAAGCTCAAAAAATATACTAGCTTTCGACGCATTAGTTCGACATCTAGAAAGTTTAGCTTTGTAGTTTGCACGAGTTATGTAACTTAGGTTTTGATAATCTAATATTTTCTCTaagcttttttcttcttcattccttttCATGTTGTTTATCAACTTGTTCAAATATTAATGtgatagttaataattaatcaaTCTTCATATTATAATCcatgtattatttttaaattagctacaaaaaaaatatagcgGAGAATATTTGCTTAATCCACccgtgaaagttatcttatttataatcaaataaattacaaagatatgtatttataatcaaataaattacaagaatatgtagacagtaataaatggaaagatacctatggtaacAAGGTAAGGAggtaaatatttagatatttgcctataataaaatatcaaatatgatatatatggtaaactataatttagtactaaatatctttaacaATAGCATAATGTCCgtataacataataaaaaatatatttttttttctatttaaaaaggtgtacaaatatttatcatgatttttttttgttttatttaattttttatgacaTTTCCataaaactaatatttatattttaaaacttgaagGACTAAAATACAGATAACATACATTTTGTGTAAAGAATCATATAAAAATGTCaggatggccgagtggtctaaggcgccagactcAAGTTCTGGTCTTCGAaagagggcgtgggttcaaatcccacttctgacaatatatttgatttatttctcTGTCCCATCTGATAACCGGACGACATTTTTGTTCTCGGGCCTTTTTGGGCTATCTTCTACCAATGGGTTTAGCCCAATTTCATTTGTGTAAACTAATGTGCAAAAATGTCaggatggccgagtggtctaaggcgccagactcAAGTTCTGGTCTTCGAgagagggcgtgggttcaaatcccacttctgacATCAATTTTGTCCTCTGTACCATTTTCTATGTTTAGATGAAATTTACTTGTGTAAACAATTGTGCAGAAACGTCaggatggccgagtggtctaaggcgccagactcAAGTTCTGGTCCTCGAaagagggcgtgggttcaaatcccacttctgacaatatttttcaatttatttcgtttcatttctctGTCTCATTTGATAACCGGACGACATTTTGTTCTCGGGCCTTTGGGCCATTGTGTACCAATGGGCTTAGCCCAATTTGTGCCAAGGTTAAAATGTAATTTCTGAGTTTTAATGTTAATATAAGCAATTGAgtaaaaattttataggttTAAATGGGGTTTTAGTTCGTGAAATTTGTTGCTCGTTTGAACTGCTTGCGTCCTGTATCGGGTTTTATTGTTTTGCGTTTGTTACTTCACTTCGGATTTCAGATTCTTGAGAAGTGCGAGTTTTTGAATCCAGGTGGAAGTATGAATGATCGAGTCGCAGTTAAGATCACTGAAGAGGTAAGtcgatttctttttcctgATGCTGCTTTTGGATTTGTGATGTATGAACTTGGGATCCTGAAATTTACTGTTGTTATTGTGTTAATTCGATCACTATGTTGGTTTTGTTGAAATATTGGTGAGtcgttttcttgttctttggaATCATCTCGGAAGAAAATTAGGAAttctaattgtttttaatagtTTCAGTATAGTCTGTTGTGCGCCTAAATGCTACAGGAATGCCACACCAAAAATTGGTTTGATATCCAATTGTTGTAGCGAAAGTGGAAACAAGATCGACTGCACTCACACATCCACAAACAGAATTTAAACAAAGATACCGAGATTTAAGTTCTTCGGGGAGAAGAAATTCCCCTACATCCACGTAAATCtctttgtctctttgtttaaatTCTGTTTGTTGGTGTGTGAGTGTGGTCGATCTTGCTTCCGCTTTCACTACAACAACTAGGTATCAAACTATTTTTGGTTGTGACATTCCACTACAACAATTGGGTATCACGTCGATACAGATCAGTACGGTAGTATATGTAAATTGCCAAAAGTGAGAATGAACCTTGTCATATCGACCAAGAATCCTTCCATCAGTTCCTCATTTactgattttt
This genomic interval carries:
- the LOC111788597 gene encoding two-pore potassium channel 1-like, which translates into the protein MASKEVIEPLLPTSSNTIGTRILDIPSSKRRLRRTKSAPHADSPQSETTGTGTGTGTGADTCPVPRSGLIFGNLGPSLRRVALVLVLYMGIGTLCFYLVRYQIKGEKTNGIVDAIYFTTVTMTTVGYGDLVPSSPSTKLLACAFVFSGMALVGLILSSAADYLVEKQEILLFKTLNAHQNGHCDMTKEIDTDKARNKCIVVFLLLILFIISGTVFLVNIEKLGFIDAFYCVCSTITTLGYGDKSFSTKSGRIFAIFWILISTITLAQFFLYIAELNTERRQKSLVKWVLSKKVTNLDLEAADLDNDRVVGAAEFVIHKLKEMGKITEDDIAPVLKEFEKLDVDQSGTLSISDLTLAQSS